AAAATGCTTCGACCAGTTTTCACGTAGATCCATTTCCCAAGTTTCGTCACCGGCCAAGATACGCCTCGTTCCCAGATATCTTGGATGGCAAGACGGCCCTCGAGCGTCAGGCCATACGTATCTCCCTCGATCTCTAGCCAACCACGCCGCCTAAGACGCAAGAAGGCCCAAGAGATCTCGTCATAATTGGGGATATCATGATTGATGGCATCGACCATCGCGATGACTCGTTCTAGCGAGTATTTGTCATCGTAAATGAGAGCATCAACGAACCATGCTTCGGTAGATGGTTTTTGCTCTGGTACCTCTCGTTCTCCTGCCAATGCCGCTTGCAAGAATGGTCGAGTTACTTTGGCAGCGTAACGGTATGTGACATCGGGAGTAATAACAACCCCGACCTCCTGGAAAGCGCGGTCAATCTCCAATATGTTGTATCCTAAGCGAATCAGCTTAGTGTCCAATTCGACGCTCGGTAGGGGCTTGGACGATTTCCAGGTTCCATTCGCAGCATCTACTTCTGCGGCGTACAGGTCATCTCCTTGCTTGACAATCTTAACTGGCATTAGTGAAGCCCCTCTCGAACGGAGACCACATTCGTGTATCCTCGTGCTGCTATCTCAGACCGCACCATCCTGTAGTACGGGCTTATGATGTCAGGATAAATCGAAGTTTCCCTCGTCGGATCGGGACCGAGATCCTTGATGACGCGCCCCTGATCCATCATATCGTTGATCCAGAGGCGACTTTTTTCCATATGCTCTTCCTCAAGCTTTTTCTTCGGTTGATCGGGCATGGTCTCCCCACCAGTTCGCTGACGTATATATTGGCTTATAATACTAATTAGACAAATAATTCAAATGTTCCACTTTTCAATCACTTACTTCTGCCTCACTCCTTCACGATTGAAGCTAATGGAACCTATCGCTGGAAAGGCGTCGAAGATGACTGCATGTTCAGAGTAGCCAATGTCGCAGTCAACACGTGGTTCGACAAGGGCGGAAACATGTTGTTCGTACATACTATGCCAATATTGTAGATATTTCCACGATTTACGACTCGTATAGCCTATGCATCTCATTTCGAGCTATAGGTCTCTGGATCGAGGCACGAATACTACTCGTTGGCCTTGGTGGAAAATATCGATTTGCAGCTCAAGGCCATTCGTCATGAATCAGCTCTGGTCTGATCACTGGGAGCAACCACAGTACAGAACCTTCGATTATCATTGCAATAGATAATGCCACGATTAGGTCATGAGGAATGAACCATACGGCTACAAGTACGAAGGCAAGAAAAGATAGAACGAACCATTTGAAAATCTCTGAGTTGCTGATTTCTCTATCCATGTAATGAACCTCATAGTGCCCATCCCCCTCCTATATCGTTTTCCTGACAGAGGTAGGAAACTTGCGAGGAACCCCTGCCATGCTAACCTAATCATCGGAAAATATTTTTAATTTAATATAATATACGTATCTTAATATAGAGTTTTGATAATTAAGATACACTGGCCTTTCTGCAAATAGTCCAATTACATGCTTGAGTTTAGTTAGGCCTTGAAATGGTCCGGGCATTCGTGTCCGAAGGATATGGGGTGGGCGATCGTGACATATGATTTCTTCCCAGATGTTGACCTAAAGGAGTCGTTTTCCATATGTCGGTGATCGAATGCTATTAATCACGAGCCATGTCGTCGTTTCGCGTCCGCGAAACGACGAACCCGACAAATTATGGGACGATGCACTCGTCTCCGCTCGCGGGGATTAACGTAACTACTCTATTGAGGAGGATCCTTGAGGACCTGAGGATGCGCACATCTTAATATCGGCCCCTTGTTTTCTCGCCGGCCTCCTGCTTGAGGGATGTTGAAGTGAGGAAGGGAATATGACGGCAAGTACTCAGATCGACCCTGCTGCCGATGTCCATCGGGGCGATTTCATTAAACGCCACAAGATCGCGCTTTTCTTTGCTGTAACGTACGCGATATCTTGGTCCGCAATGACTATTCTTGCCCTCGGCCTCGCCGGAGAATTGTCGGTGCCTGCCTTCCTGATAGCTCAGTTCGGCCCGGCCATCGCCGGCGTCATCATGGTCTGGGCTTCCGGGGGATCATTGCGAGAGTTTGCCTCCAGGCTCGTAAAATGGAGGGTGCCGGTCAAATGGTACTTCATAGTGATCACCCTGCCCATCGCACTCACGCTTGGCAGCAGCGTCTGGCTCATCATGTTCAATTTCCCGGTTAACTACTCCCTTGTTCTGGAGAAATTGCCTGCGTACATCCCCTCGCTCATTTTCACAACCCTGATCGCAGGTCTGGGAGAGGAGCCGGGATGGCGTGGCTTCGCCCTCCCAAATTTGCAGGAGCGATTATCGCCGGTGAAAGCTACGGTGATTCTTGGCGTGCTTTGGGCGACGTGGCACTTCCCGCTATTGTTCATCGATCAGGAGTTCATGGGGCTCCCCCTCGGCGGCACGATCATGTTGGTCGCGGTCGTCCTGCTCACATTGCTGATGATCGCGTCTTTGGCGTTCTTCTACACCTGGATCTATAATCATACGGGGAGCATCCTACTGATGATGCTGCTTCACGGGAGCATCACGGTCGCGCAGGGCATCTTCCTCCCGCTAACTGGCGAGGCATCCCACGCCTCCGACTACCCGCTCCTCCTGCTCTCCATCACCGGAACCATTGTGATCACGGCCATTATCCTCGTGTACGCGACGAAGGGACGCCTGGGTTACGGGCCAGAGGCATAGGGCCAAGCATCATCGGCAGGAAGCCGCACCCCGGATCCATGAATTGCCTGCCGCGGCCACCTGAACGGTCGAACATAGCTGGCAGAAGGTATCGCCATGACGCCTGGTAACGTTCTTATAACGTAGCGGAAGTTGAAGTAATGTGCCGCAGAACGACCCGCCTCCGAGCAGCCGGGAGACCAAATGACGACCGACGGCTCTCCGATCGACTTGAGGGACTTGGATCAGCTCTCGATCCTTGACCAAACGAGCGATGCGATCATCATCACCGATCTGGACGGCACGATCATATTCTGGAACCAACAGGCGGAAAAGCTTATCAAGCTGAGAGGGGAAGATGTGCTGGGCAGGAGCATCTTCGATGCGTTCATTCCTCATGTGGATATGAGCACGGGGATCGAGATCGTCGAGTCATTTAACAGGGAGGGGGAGTGGTTCGGCGAGATACCGATTCAAAGCAGCGATGGACGCCGCTTCATTGTATCAGTCACCAGCACCTTACTGAAGAACAAAGAGGGAGAGCCGATAGGTATAATCGGCCTAGGCAGAGACGTCACCCAGCGCAAGCAGATCGAGCGTGAAC
This genomic stretch from Methanomassiliicoccus sp. harbors:
- a CDS encoding type II CAAX endopeptidase family protein — encoded protein: MTASTQIDPAADVHRGDFIKRHKIALFFAVTYAISWSAMTILALGLAGELSVPAFLIAQFGPAIAGVIMVWASGGSLREFASRLVKWRVPVKWYFIVITLPIALTLGSSVWLIMFNFPVNYSLVLEKLPAYIPSLIFTTLIAGLGEEPGWRGFALPNLQERLSPVKATVILGVLWATWHFPLLFIDQEFMGLPLGGTIMLVAVVLLTLLMIASLAFFYTWIYNHTGSILLMMLLHGSITVAQGIFLPLTGEASHASDYPLLLLSITGTIVITAIILVYATKGRLGYGPEA